TGCCGGATTCGGCTTTTTTCGCTGGTTCTTTCACCGCAGTTTTTGATATTTCGCTCATAATATTTATCTTAGGTAGTTAGGAATATTGTGATGATGCATAGGTAAGATATCGTTTGGTTTTTTTAGTTACTTAATCTTTTTTTTAATTATTCAATAGTGGCATGTTAATTGCCTCGTTATTGTTATTTTTGTTAAGTGCTTACTATTCCCCGTAAGAGGGAGGAAATGTTTATATAATGCGTTTTCCCTATTTTTAACTGTTGATCTTGATCAACAAAATACGGTGCTGAATTCTTTTTTAAATCGTATGAAACCGTTATGCAGAGCCTGCCTGATTAATTAAAGGGCAATTTGTGACGGGGGTATCTTTCGGGGTAACGGAAAGCAAAAAATGGAGTAGGGCAAAATGAGAGTCATTCACAGCCACACTCCCTCATCAGGCGATCTGCCACCTCTTGCCAGCGGGCGGGTTCCGTGATCTGCCGAAGGGAAAAGCCCGGAGGATGTAATAATCATCTCATCAGTTAAATACAAATAAGATTGTAGTTTGCATTAATGTGATTATTTAATTTAATAGTTAACATAATTTTAATATAACAGGTGTTAAGTTAATAGATAAATAGTTAATTAACTAATGTAATAAGTTTTGGAAGTAAAAATAAACTTATATTAATAGCATGACATCGGCATTGAAATAAAAACAACGAATAATAAATCAATACTCCACTGCGCTTATCTCAAATAGCTCAAATAGCGCGCCGATAACGAATTCAGAATTTAAAACCTTAAAGTTTGGAGTAATTATTATGAGCACCAACCACCTGTTATTAAGTCCGTTCACTCTGCCCAATGGTACTGAGTTGAAAAACCGCATTCTGATGGCGCCAATGACCACCTGCACCGGCTTTTACGACGGCACCGTCACCAGCGAGCTGGTTGAATATTACCGCGCCCGTGCCGGCAGCATCGGCACCGTGATTGTTGAATGCTGTTTTGTCGATGATAAAGGTCTGGCATTCCCCGGCGCTATCGGTATCGATAACGACAGCAAAATCGACGGTCTGGCAAAAATCGCCGCAGCCGTGAAATCTCAGGGCTCAAAAGCCCTTTTGCAGATTTATCACGGTGGCCGCATGAGCGAGCCAAAACTGATTGGTGGCCAGCAGCCGGTTGCGCCAAGCGCACTGGCGGCACCACGTGACGGTGCAGCCACACCGGTGGCACTGACGGCAGATGAAGTTGACGGCATGATCACCAAATTCGGTGAAGGCGTGCGTCGTGCGATTGAAGCCGGTTTTGACGGCGTGGAAATCCACGGCGCGAACACCTATCTGATCCAGCAATTCTTCTCGCCGAATTCCAACCAGCGTGACGACAAATGGGGCGGCAGCCGCGAAAACCGCGCCCGCTTCCCGCTGGCTGTTCTCGATATCACCCATGAGATGGCGAAGAAATACGCCGATTCTTCTTTCATCATCGGTTATCGTTTCTCACCAGAAGAGCTGGAAGAACCGGGGATCCGTTTTGCCGACACAATGTATCTGCTGGAACAGCTTGCTGCCCGCGGGCTGGATTACCTGCATTTCTCCCTCGGGTACTCGCTGCGTCCTTCCATTGTTGATACCACTGATCCGACGCCACTGATCGACAAATATGTCGCGATGCGTTCCGACACACTGGCCAAAATTCCGGTGATGGGCGTGGGCGGTATCGTGAATAAATCCGATGCGGAAATGGCGCTTGAACACGGCTATGACATGATCGCCATCGGTAAAGCCTGCATCGCTTATCCGGACTGGACTGACCGTATCGCAGCCGATCAGAAACTCGACCTGTTTATCGACAGCACACAACGCGAAGCCCTGACCATTCCTGAACCGCTGTGGCGTTTCTCGCTGGTGGACGCGATGATCCGCGACATGAGCATGACCTCGAAGAAATTCAAAGCCGGTGTGTTCCGGGAAAAAGTGCAGGATCCTGCGCATGAACTGGCCGTTAACGTCAGTCTGGAAACCGACCGCATTACGGATATCGCGCTGGAAGCGGGCGCGGACACGGATGTGGAATTCACCACCAGCTTTGAAATTATCCGCAGCCGTATTCTCGACGCTAACAGCCCGCACGTCGATGCGGTGACCGGCGCAACCGAGCAAAGTGAAGCGGTGAAAAAAGCCGTCTCCAAAGCCATCGCCAAATCCTGCAAAGCGCAGTTGCTGGAAGAGGGCGGCAGCCTGAATGAACCACAAAACTACGACGTTGTGGTCGTCGGCAGCGGCGGTGCCGGTCTGGCGGCAGCGATTCAGGCCTGTGACGAAGGGGCGAAAGTCCTGATCGTCGAGAAAATGTCGACCATCGGCGGTAACACCATTAAAGCGTCGGTCGGTATGAACGCCGCGGAAACCCGTTATCAGCGCCTGAAAGGTATCGAAGACAGCAAAGAGCTGTTCTATCAGGAAACCCTGAAAGGCGGTCAGTTCAAAAACAATACTGTCCTGCTGAAAGAGTTCATCGAACGTGCGCCGCAGGCGGTGGAATGGCTGGCCGATCACCATATTGAACTGAGTGACATCACCATTACCGGCGGGATGAGCATCGACCGCACGCACCGTCCGGCGGACCGCAGTGCAGTGGGCGGCTTCCTGATCAGCGGTCTGGTGAAGAATCTTAACAAACGTAATATCGACGTGATGCTCGATACGTCGGTCACGGAAATCCGTTATGCCGATGGTGCGGTACAGGGCGTGCAGTTGCTCAATGACGACAATGAAGTGCTGATGATTAATGCCAAAAGCGTGATCGTCGCCACCGGTGGTTTCAGCGCCAACCGCGAAATGGTGGTGAAATATCGCCCTGAACTGGACGGTTTCGTGACCACCAACCACAAAGGCGCCACCGGTAGCGGCATCGCCATTCTGCAGAATATTGGCGCAGGCACGGTGGATATGGGCGAAATTCAGATCCACCCTACGGTTGAACAAACCACGTCTTATCTGATTTCGGAGGCCATTCGTGGCGGCGGGGCGATTCTGGTCAGTCAGGCGGGAAAACGCTTCTTCAACGAAATGGAAACCCGCGACAAAGTATCGGCGAACATCATCGCGTTGCCGGAGAAATTTGCTTACGTGGTGTTTGACGAGCAGGTGCGCCTGAACAATAAAGCGGCTGATGAATACATTGCGAAAGGGTTTGTTATCAGCGGCAGTTCACCACGTGATCTGGCGGCGAAACTGGAAATGAACTCCGATGCCTTCCTGGCAACGCTGGAAAGTTACAACGTCGCCGTGGATAAACAGCACGACACGGAGTTTGGCCGTAAAACTGCGCTGCGCCACCCGATCAATCAGGGGCCGTTCTATGCTATCCGTATCGCACCCGGCGTGCATCACACCATGGGTGGCGTAACCATCAACACCGAAACCTGCGTGCTGGACGCGCAGCAACAGGTGCTCGGCGGCGCATTTGCGGCGGGTGAAGTGGTTGGCGGTATCCACGGCGGCAACCGTATCGGCGGTAATGCCGTTGCAGATATCATTATCTTCGGTATCCTTGCAGGGCAAAACGCCGCGAAATTCGCGATGCGGTAACCGTTTATCACGCAGGGTATTACAATGACGCCAGACGATCGTGTTTATGCTTATTCCGCTGTTTTGATGGGTTCGCCCATTCTTCTCAAGCTGTTTGAACATAACGAAAGTCTGGCGTCTGGCGTTTTCAGGCTGATCAAATTGCAGGAAAACACCTTCACGGTGAACCGCGCGCACTCCGATATTATGGCGATTAACCATGCCGCAGGACGTGACCCTGTCACCGTCAGCGAACCGGTCTATGCATTAATCCGCCGTGCGAAAGCCATCAGTTGCCTGCCGGACAGCCATTTTAATTTCACCATCGGCCCGCTGGTCAAGCGCTGGAAAATCGGCTTCAACGGTCACACCATCCCGGCTGCACAGGATATCAAGACATTGCTGGCGCTGACCGATCCTGAAGACGTGATCCTTGATGAACAAACCCGTTCGGTGTTTCTGCAAAAAGCCGGCATGGAAATCGACCTCGGGGCGATTGCCAAAGGTTATATCGCCGATGTTGTGCGGGATTACCTGCGGGAACAACAGGTTGAGAACGCATTAATCAATCTGGGCGGTAACGTACAAACGCTGGGTTCCGGTGCGGAAGGGGCATGGGCGATTGGGCTGAAAAAACCGTTTTCGGACCCGGACGCGCTGATCGGTGTGATCAACGTCATCGGCAAATCGGTGGTGACGTCCGGTATTTACGAGCGTTATTTCGAACTGGACGGGCACTGTTATCATCATATCCTTGACCCGAAAACCGGTTATCCGCTGGATAACGAACTGCTCAGCGTGACCATTGTTTCTGAGGATTCAATAGACGGGGATATCTGGACAACGTTGCTGTACGGGATGGGCGTGGAGAAGAGTCTGGCATATATGTCGCAGATTCCGCACATCGAGGCGATTTTCGTCACCCGCGACGGGCGGATTATCTTGTCATCTCAGCGGCAGTTTACCTTCATGCCACTGGATGACCGTTATCGTCTGGTGACTTACTGACAGTACTGCTTCAGCAACGAGTAGTGATCGGCCTGCAGACGGTAACGATATACCGGCCGGCCCGTGACGCCGTAATGAATGCTGGTGAACAAAATGTTCATCTGTGCCAGCCAGATCAGGTATTTACGACAAGACACCCGCGAAATATTCACGGACGTTGCCAGTTCATCCGTGGAAAATTCCATTGTCGGATGGGCATCAATCCACTGACACAATGTGCGTAATGTCTGCAGCGTTAAGCCTTTCGGCAACTTTTTGGTGTCCGCCGCCGCAGTATTGTTGCCGTGGATCAGCCGGTCAACGTCTGACTGTTCGTAATACTGCTGATTATCCATCAGTGTTTTCTTCTGCTGCCAGCCGGTCAGTGCTTCCTCAAAACGGGAAAACTGGAACGGTTTGATCAGATAATCCACCACGCCATAATTAAGCGATTTTTTGATGGTTTCTGCATCTGCAGCCGAAGAAATGACAATGACGTCGACAGGCCGTCGGGCGTTACGCAGTTCAGGCAGCAAATCCAGCCCGTTATCCTGCTGCATATAGACGTCGAGCAAAATCAGGTCGATAGACAGTTCTGAATTCAGTACCAGATCTTTCGCCTGTTGCAGCGTCGACGCGGTGCCGCAGCACGCGAAGCCGTCAATCTGGCCGACATAACATCGGTTCAGCTCTGCCACCATGGCATCATCATCAACTATCAGTACATTGATCAAGAATTTGTCCTCTCGGCATCCCAGGGAAGTTGTACAAAAAATTGAGTGTAAACATCAGGTTCCGATTCTACAGTAATCGTTCCGCCGAGGCTTTCCACTTGCTGTTTAGCAAGAAAAAGTCCCATGCCCCGCTGATCGCCTTTCGACGACACACCCTTTTCGAATATTGCGTCAATATTTTCCGGCTGAATGCCCGGCCCGTCATCACTGACGATGCAGGCCAGCGAACCATTCTGATAGTGCAGCAAGACGCTGACTTCACCATCAGGCTGATCGCCAAGCGCATCCAGCGCATTTTCAATCAGATTGCCCAGCACGGTAATCAGTGCTGCCACCTGATCTTCATTATTATTATCCGGCAGCAGACTGTCATCGCTGAGCGTTAACAGATGCCGGGTGTCCGATGCGCGGTTCATCTTGCTGAGCAGGAAACCGGCAATCACCGGAGACTTTATTTTCAGCAACAGTGAACCGATTTCCGCCTGATAGTTATTGGCCGTTTTGAGAATGTAATCCTCAAGCTGAGCATAACTTTTCATGTGCAGTAATCCGAGGATCACATGCAGTTTGTTCATGAATTCATGCGAACGTTCACGCAACGAATCTGCATAGTTTACCATTCCGCTCAGGCGCTGCATTAACTGGCTGACTTCGGTTTTATCCCTGAATGTACATATCGCGCCAATGATGACGCCGTTGTTGCGTACCGGTACGGTGTTGCTCAGCAGCAAACGCCCCTTGAAGTTGATTTCTTCGTCACGGCGCGGCACGCCGGTATTGAGCACATCGCGAAGGTTGGCGATAAGTGGCAGGGAATCGGCGTCCGGCGTTACGTCGATGGCGGTTTCACGGAAAGTCTGCCGCGCCGTCTGGTTGATCAGCGTGACATGCGCCTGATCGTCGACGGCTATCACCCCTTCTTTGATCGACTGCAACATCGCCTGACGTTGTTCAAACAGTGTCGAAATTTCATAAGGTTCCAGCCCGAACAAAATACGTTTGAGCAATTTCACCAGACAGTAAGTGCCCAGCGCGCCGACCATCAGGCCGAAAAGCACCGTCCACAGAATACTCCAGCGACTTTTATTGATTTGCTCAGTGACTTTGACCAGCGAAATCCCGATGGCAACCACACCGATTTGCTTATGGTGATCATCATAGACCGGCGTGAATACGCGCAGCGCTTTGTCGAGCGTACCTTTGTTGATGGAGACATTTTCGTTGCCGAGCAGCGCCGGATTAATGTCATCGCCGATAAAATGATGACTGATCACATCCGCATTCGGATGCGAATAACGGATGCCATCCATATTGGTGACCACAATAAAGAGCAGGTCATTACGTTTTTGCACTGCGCTGGCGATGGGCTGAATAATATTACTGTCAGGGGGCAGCAGCAGAGCGCGTTTTGTTTCGGGCAAATCTGCCATGGTTCTGGCGACGGCCAGGGCCTTTTCTTTCACACCATCACGGGTGGTGTCGCTCACCTGAACAAAATAGAGCATATGGACAACCAGCAAAACAGACGCAATCACGGCGCTTATCATCAGGCTGACTGACGTGCTGAGTTTCATGGGGTGCTTGCGCACGGAATGGCGTTGCTGCGAGTCGCTCATGGGAGCCCCGGAGAGAATAGAGCCAAATGCTCATTGATAATTTTGATGGTTCGCGTTGTTCATCCGGTGGTATGGCGTAGAACTCTGCGTGAACCATCCCTGTTCACGCATAATGATATGTTTATTTGCTTGATACTTCCGCTATTTATTACTTTCGAAAGTGCGATTTACGGTGCGGGAACCTCAATAAAAAAGGCCCGAATCTCTTCAGGCCTTATCTTTGCAATCCTGATGACAGATTACTGGAAGTAAATATCGCCGTTTTCGGCTTTGAGGATCTTCCCGTCGGTGTCGGTGATCAGCGCGTAGCTGCCGCCGATGTAAGTCCAGTGGCTGCCCGCATCGGGTGCAGGCAGGTGACGTTCCTGCCAGCCGACGATTTCATAGGGTTTGGTGCGGTACAGCGCAGGCACCTGATCGCCGATGGAATACAATTTGGAATCATCGTAGAACGATTTGATTTCATGTGAGTTTGACGCGGCAAATGCCGTGTTAGCCAGAGGTAACAACGATGAAACAACCAGGGCTGATAACATAACAATTTTAGAATGACGCATAGATTATCCCGTTAAAACCATCAACTTAATGCCTGCCTCGGTGATATGCCGCCAGTCCGTTGTATGAGCAGTAAAGCCGAAGCCTGTGCTTTTTCTGTAGGGCAGGATAATAACGAGAAAGTGAGCGCAGGCTGGGAGGTTTTTTTGTGTCGAAATGCAAATGGCGCAACAGCCAGCCCGGTCATGATGACATTTAAGGCTGTGCCGTTGCTGATATGACTTCAGAACCGTCCGATGATTTCAACCAGCCTGTCTGTATGTTCTATGGTTAAGGTTCATTCATTTTCTACATGCGTTTTGTAGATTCATTTTAAAAATAAGGAGTGTTTATGAACAACAAAACAATCCCGACTTCCCTGAATGAACCTCACGTTGATGCGTATCCGACGCCGCCGTTTGAGCATCAGAAGCAGCCGTTTCCGGGGCTGGCCAGCAAAATGCACCCTGTCCCCGATCATGGCGAAAAAACCTACAAAGGCAGTGCCCGGCTGGAAGGCCGTAAAGCGCTGATCACCGGCGGTGACTCCGGCATTGGTCGTGCGGTGGCGATTGCCTTCGCTCGCGAAGGTGCGCAGGTCGCCATCAATTATCTGCCGGAAGAAGAGCCCGATGCCAAAGAAGTGGTCGATCTGTTATGGGCCGAAGGGCGGAAAGTGATCGCCATTCCGGGCGATATCCGTGACGAGAAATTCTGCCAGCAACTGGTGAAAGAAGCCGAAGAGAAACTCGGCGGGCTGGATCTGCTGGTCAATAACGCCGGTCGTCAGCAGTTCTGTGATTCGATTAAGGATCTGACCACTGAAGCGTTTGACGCCACGTTCAAAACTAACGTGTATGCGATGTTCTGGATAACCAAAGCGGCGCTGGAATTCATTCCTCGCGGCGGTTCGATCATTAATACCACCTCCGTGCAGGCGTTTTTACCGAGCGATAACTTGCTCGATTATTCATCAACCAAAGCCTCGATCATGGCCTTCACCAAAGGGCTGGCTAAACAGCTCGCGGAGGATGGCATCCGCGTGAACGGCGTTGCAGCGGGGCCATACTGGACGCCGTTGCAGATTTCAGGCGGTCAGCCGCAGGAAAAAATCGAGTCGTTTGGTGAGCAGGCTCCTCTGAAGCGTCCGGGGCAACCTGCGGAAATCGCCGCGATATACGTGACGCTGGCCTCAAACGACAACAGCTATTCCTCAGGACAAATCTGGTGTTCTGATGGGGGAACTGGCACGGTATAAGCCGCCTTCAGTACCGCCAAAGCCCGTCATTGACGGGCTTTTTTATTCAGGCATGTTCCCGCGCATTGGTACGTCATAAATAATTACGTTGCTAATTAATTCGGCATAACCCGTCATCTTTACTCATCTTTTACAGGTACCAGATAACCACTGCTTTTATTCTTCGTGTCTGTGTGATTGCCCGCGCTTTGCATGCGGGCTTTTTTTTGCCTTAAAATGCTTTGATAGATATCGATTTCATAATAAGCAATCAGATTATTCCAATTATGCTATATTTGAAGGAATCATTTTCTTTTTTGTGCAGAGTGCATCACATGCCGGATATCAAAATTGTTTGCGAGCAATGCGGGGCAGATCGTTTCATCGCCGCAGTGAACTCGCCCCTGGCAGAGACCGTACATTCTCTGATTTGTGCCGTTTGCCAACACCCGGTGCGGGTGGAAGAAGTTGTTATCTTCAGGGACGGTATGTATATCAGTGGTTCCTATGACACTTTCCTGACCGAACCTGGCAAATTGCATAATTTTATTCTCTGAATATTCAGCGTCCGTTTTGCCTTACTGGCAATAAACATTGAAGCGCAAACAGACAAAGATATCACCATGATTAATGCCAGCCCGCCCAGTTGTCCCCGGCCCATGCCTGCTCCTGCAAATAACGACGAGATAAACAGCAGGACTGGTGTCCGGTGTTTCCCCGTTACCATTTTTAGTGCCAGTTCAGTATCACAGGTCGTCTGGCCTACACGCCGTCCTGCAACTTTCTGATTTTATTCGCGGATTTCAGAGACTGATTGAGATCCTGAATGCGCTTCATGGTTTTCAGGGTCCGCGATGCGGTAGCCGAGGCAAGGGATAAAATCAGCATTTCCAGACAGACCAGTACCGTGCCATGGAGCGGCATGCGGCCATTTTCACCACCGCGCGGAACATTGATGACAATATCAGCTTGCTTTGCAAAAAAAGAATCACTGGCGTTGGTCAGTAAAATGAGAGGGATATTCAGACGCTTTGCTTCCTGTATTGCCGTTCTGCCCTCACGATGAGCACTTTTCTGCGCCATCATGATCAGGACATCGCCGCGTTGCAGGTTTATGAGCTGTTCCGCCAGCGCAATGCCTGAGCGGTTAAGTGATACTGCCGGAATGCCAATCCGGCTAAAAAGCCGTGTGCTGTAGTCCGCTAAAATGCCTGAAGCGTTCAGACCAAACACCGCCACCTGGCGCGCATTAATCAGCAGCGCGATAGCTTCAGAAATGGCCTGCCGGTTAGCGGGCTCCGCCAGCGTATCGCAGGCACGTTTATGCCCGTCGAGAACGAAGTTGATACCCGAATTGATATCGCTGGCCAGTTCGCTGACCGTCGTGCTCATCTTCTCTTCCGAGTTCACCGCCGTACCAAACCAGGCTTCCAGCGTCTTTTTCATGTCGCGTAATCCGGCGAAACCGAGTGCCTGAACGGCGCGTACTACAGTGGCATCCGAAACTTCTGTCGCGGCTGCAATATCCATTGCCGTGGCTTCCAGCGCCGATTCACGGTTGTTGTGGATATAAGACACCACCGCCTGCAAGCCGGGAGACAGTGAGGGCGCCCGGGCGCGGTAGCGTTCACCGAAAACATCAATACGTCTTTTTACCGGAATGGCAGCCATGTAATTTTACCGATCCTTTTAGTTTTGAAAGGCTTACCGGTGAATGCAAAGCATTCACACTGTGGGTTTATTTTAACAATGTAGCGTTTTTAGCAGCAAAAATATTCAAATTCTTCTGTGCTGAACCGGAACCCTATGCGCCTGAAACGTCAGGTTTCAATAAAAATTATTTAAAAACAGTTTGTTAAGTTCTGCTGAAAGCAAGATGCCTGCCGTAAAGTCATGATTTCTTCCTGTAGCAAAATTCTGAAACATATCATTTACTACTACATATCTGCATGTTGGAATGATTATCAATTGCATTACGGGGAAGTGCGTTATATTTAACACCGGGTTGATTGAAATGAATAATAAAAAACTGTTTGATTTTAAAAGAAAAGGCCATCCGGCGATTCTTGCTGCTATTTATGGCGTTGCGATGCTGGCGCCTGTTACAGGGTATTCAGCCGCAGACAGCGACACGCTGACCATCACAGGAAATGAGGCGAACGATCAGGGATACAGCGCAGGCACCAGTTCTGTTGCCAGTAAAACGCCCACACCGCGCCTTAACGAGGCACAATCGGTCAGCGTCGTGACCCGACAACAACTTGACGATTATCAGGCCACAAGTCTTTCTGATGCGATGCGTTTTGTCAGCGGTGTCAGTGAGGGGAATACGCTCGCGGGCACGGAAGATGGATTTGTCCGGCGTGGTTTTGGTTCCAACTCTGATGGGTCCATTTATCGCGACGGCGTCCGCAGCAGTCAGGGTCTCAATTTTGATGCCACCACCGAGCGGGTTGAAGTGCTGAAAGGTTCCGCGTCATTACTCTACGGGATCCAAAACCCCGGGGGTGTCATCAACCTGGTCAGTAAAAAACCGCAGTATGACTGGCACACCAAAGTCAGCGGACGTTACGCCAGTGAAGGTGGCGGAGCAGGGACAGTGGATGTCACCGGCCCGCTGGGTAATGGTTTTGCTTTTCGCATGATTGCGGAAAAACAGGATCAGGATTACTGGCGTAATTTTGGCAGTGATAAACACACCCTGATTTCGCCTTCACTGCAGTGGTACGGCGAAAAGGCCAGTTTCCTGATCAGCTATTCTGATTACCGCTACGACATTCCATACGATCGCGGAACCGCTTTTATTAACGGTAAACCGATCGATATTGGCTATAAGGACCGGCTGGATGACAAGTCAAACCGCGCCTGGGGTCATAATAAAACGCTGAACGCCCATTATGACTGGCAGTTCAGCGATGACTGGAGCACCCGCCTGACGCTGGGATGGAACCAGCGCCGCTACAATAATGACGAAGTCAGGGTGACAGCGGTTAACGCGACAACCGGCGCCGTGACGCGCAGGGCGGATGCCAATCGCGGTTTTAATCACAAGACCAAATATGTTTCCTGGGATCTGCTGGGTTCACAGGACATTCTGGCTATGAATCATGATCTTGTGCTGGGCACTGATTATGAGATGAACCAGACTTATCGTGCGCATCAATACCAGGGCAAAGCCAACAGCAGCTTTAACTTTATGGATCCGCAATACGACATTCTCTCCCCGGTCGCCGACAGCACGACTGAGAATACGGCTAACGGCAATAACCTGAACCGGATACACAGTCGTTCGGTGTATGCCAAAGACAGCATTTCACTGACACCGGACTGGATTGCGGTGCTTGGCGGCCGTTATCAACATTATGAGCAACGAGCCTCAAAAGGCTTTGATCCCGTCGTTCAGACGCTTGATTCCGAAGGGAATAAGTTTTTACCTCAGGCCGGTCTGATTTATAAAGTCACGCCAGAGGTGTCTCTTTACAGCAGCGTCAGCAAATCCTTTACACCCTCAACGGATGTAGACGATGACGGCAACGTAGGAAAACCTGAACAAGGCACTACCTGGGAAGTGGGCAGTAAATGGCAGATTACGCCACGCATGTTTGCCAGCGTGGCGCTGTACCGTATCGATGAGCGGGACATGTCACTGAGCATTAACGGCGAAACACGCGCCATTGATAAAGCACGCTCCAGCGGGGCGGAATTTGAGCTGAATGGTGAGATCCTTCCTGACTGGGAAGTCAGTGCCAATTACAGCTATGACAAAGCCGAAATTGTGGATGATGGTGAAAACTCTGCGAATAACGGCAACCGTTTGCAGAATGCGCCGCGCCATTCGGGCGCGCTCTATCTGAGCCATAATCTGGTGATTAACGGCCTGCCGGGTGATTTCCGTG
This is a stretch of genomic DNA from Rahnella aceris. It encodes these proteins:
- a CDS encoding MurR/RpiR family transcriptional regulator, giving the protein MAAIPVKRRIDVFGERYRARAPSLSPGLQAVVSYIHNNRESALEATAMDIAAATEVSDATVVRAVQALGFAGLRDMKKTLEAWFGTAVNSEEKMSTTVSELASDINSGINFVLDGHKRACDTLAEPANRQAISEAIALLINARQVAVFGLNASGILADYSTRLFSRIGIPAVSLNRSGIALAEQLINLQRGDVLIMMAQKSAHREGRTAIQEAKRLNIPLILLTNASDSFFAKQADIVINVPRGGENGRMPLHGTVLVCLEMLILSLASATASRTLKTMKRIQDLNQSLKSANKIRKLQDGV
- a CDS encoding FAD:protein FMN transferase — translated: MTPDDRVYAYSAVLMGSPILLKLFEHNESLASGVFRLIKLQENTFTVNRAHSDIMAINHAAGRDPVTVSEPVYALIRRAKAISCLPDSHFNFTIGPLVKRWKIGFNGHTIPAAQDIKTLLALTDPEDVILDEQTRSVFLQKAGMEIDLGAIAKGYIADVVRDYLREQQVENALINLGGNVQTLGSGAEGAWAIGLKKPFSDPDALIGVINVIGKSVVTSGIYERYFELDGHCYHHILDPKTGYPLDNELLSVTIVSEDSIDGDIWTTLLYGMGVEKSLAYMSQIPHIEAIFVTRDGRIILSSQRQFTFMPLDDRYRLVTY
- a CDS encoding flavocytochrome c, whose amino-acid sequence is MSTNHLLLSPFTLPNGTELKNRILMAPMTTCTGFYDGTVTSELVEYYRARAGSIGTVIVECCFVDDKGLAFPGAIGIDNDSKIDGLAKIAAAVKSQGSKALLQIYHGGRMSEPKLIGGQQPVAPSALAAPRDGAATPVALTADEVDGMITKFGEGVRRAIEAGFDGVEIHGANTYLIQQFFSPNSNQRDDKWGGSRENRARFPLAVLDITHEMAKKYADSSFIIGYRFSPEELEEPGIRFADTMYLLEQLAARGLDYLHFSLGYSLRPSIVDTTDPTPLIDKYVAMRSDTLAKIPVMGVGGIVNKSDAEMALEHGYDMIAIGKACIAYPDWTDRIAADQKLDLFIDSTQREALTIPEPLWRFSLVDAMIRDMSMTSKKFKAGVFREKVQDPAHELAVNVSLETDRITDIALEAGADTDVEFTTSFEIIRSRILDANSPHVDAVTGATEQSEAVKKAVSKAIAKSCKAQLLEEGGSLNEPQNYDVVVVGSGGAGLAAAIQACDEGAKVLIVEKMSTIGGNTIKASVGMNAAETRYQRLKGIEDSKELFYQETLKGGQFKNNTVLLKEFIERAPQAVEWLADHHIELSDITITGGMSIDRTHRPADRSAVGGFLISGLVKNLNKRNIDVMLDTSVTEIRYADGAVQGVQLLNDDNEVLMINAKSVIVATGGFSANREMVVKYRPELDGFVTTNHKGATGSGIAILQNIGAGTVDMGEIQIHPTVEQTTSYLISEAIRGGGAILVSQAGKRFFNEMETRDKVSANIIALPEKFAYVVFDEQVRLNNKAADEYIAKGFVISGSSPRDLAAKLEMNSDAFLATLESYNVAVDKQHDTEFGRKTALRHPINQGPFYAIRIAPGVHHTMGGVTINTETCVLDAQQQVLGGAFAAGEVVGGIHGGNRIGGNAVADIIIFGILAGQNAAKFAMR
- a CDS encoding sensor histidine kinase, producing MSDSQQRHSVRKHPMKLSTSVSLMISAVIASVLLVVHMLYFVQVSDTTRDGVKEKALAVARTMADLPETKRALLLPPDSNIIQPIASAVQKRNDLLFIVVTNMDGIRYSHPNADVISHHFIGDDINPALLGNENVSINKGTLDKALRVFTPVYDDHHKQIGVVAIGISLVKVTEQINKSRWSILWTVLFGLMVGALGTYCLVKLLKRILFGLEPYEISTLFEQRQAMLQSIKEGVIAVDDQAHVTLINQTARQTFRETAIDVTPDADSLPLIANLRDVLNTGVPRRDEEINFKGRLLLSNTVPVRNNGVIIGAICTFRDKTEVSQLMQRLSGMVNYADSLRERSHEFMNKLHVILGLLHMKSYAQLEDYILKTANNYQAEIGSLLLKIKSPVIAGFLLSKMNRASDTRHLLTLSDDSLLPDNNNEDQVAALITVLGNLIENALDALGDQPDGEVSVLLHYQNGSLACIVSDDGPGIQPENIDAIFEKGVSSKGDQRGMGLFLAKQQVESLGGTITVESEPDVYTQFFVQLPWDAERTNS
- the dcuR gene encoding two-component system response regulator DcuR encodes the protein MINVLIVDDDAMVAELNRCYVGQIDGFACCGTASTLQQAKDLVLNSELSIDLILLDVYMQQDNGLDLLPELRNARRPVDVIVISSAADAETIKKSLNYGVVDYLIKPFQFSRFEEALTGWQQKKTLMDNQQYYEQSDVDRLIHGNNTAAADTKKLPKGLTLQTLRTLCQWIDAHPTMEFSTDELATSVNISRVSCRKYLIWLAQMNILFTSIHYGVTGRPVYRYRLQADHYSLLKQYCQ
- a CDS encoding RcnB family protein — encoded protein: MRHSKIVMLSALVVSSLLPLANTAFAASNSHEIKSFYDDSKLYSIGDQVPALYRTKPYEIVGWQERHLPAPDAGSHWTYIGGSYALITDTDGKILKAENGDIYFQ
- a CDS encoding SDR family oxidoreductase; translated protein: MNNKTIPTSLNEPHVDAYPTPPFEHQKQPFPGLASKMHPVPDHGEKTYKGSARLEGRKALITGGDSGIGRAVAIAFAREGAQVAINYLPEEEPDAKEVVDLLWAEGRKVIAIPGDIRDEKFCQQLVKEAEEKLGGLDLLVNNAGRQQFCDSIKDLTTEAFDATFKTNVYAMFWITKAALEFIPRGGSIINTTSVQAFLPSDNLLDYSSTKASIMAFTKGLAKQLAEDGIRVNGVAAGPYWTPLQISGGQPQEKIESFGEQAPLKRPGQPAEIAAIYVTLASNDNSYSSGQIWCSDGGTGTV